From the genome of Bacteroidia bacterium:
GGCATCAGAACAAGTTGAAGTTACAGGTTTTGTAATAGATATTGTGGACTATTATAAACAAGCAGCGGTTGTTGTTGCACCCTTGCGTATAGGAGCCGGAACTCAAAATAAAGTGCTTGAGGCTTTGTCTATGGCTATTCCGGTGGTTTGTACGCGAGTTGGTTTTGAAGGATTGGGAATTAAACAAGGTGAAGGTGCCTTTATGGAAACAGAAAATACTGCTTTTGCAAACAGGGTAATGGAGTTATTGGACAATCAAGAATTAAGAAAAAGTACAGGGCTGTCCGGACAGGCAATGATTCGAAAACAATTTGATTGGAATGTTGTTGCGAGTGTGTTAGAAGAGTATCTAAAAGAAATTAAGCATGGGTAGGATTCGCTTTTTTGGTGCCATTATTATCTTATCTCTGATTATACAAGCTGCGTATTTTGGAGATGTTAAATCCATGTTTGGAGACTCTGCTTTTACAGTCTTTAAAATTCTGAATTTTGAATCGATACCGGTTGAGCATGATCGTTATGCAGGGGCAATTGTGAATATTCCTGCGTATTTAGGGATGTATTTTGATGCCCCAATTTCGTTAATTTTTAAACTTTATGCAATAGGACCTTGGTTGTTGATATTGGGAGTTTTTAGTTTGTTGGTTTATTTAAAAAGACCTGTTGAGTCGCTGACCTTAGTCATTTCCTTAGTATGGTTTATGAGAGAAAGTTTCTTTATTACGACAGAAGTACCGGCTGCAGTGTCATTCTCGTTATTGTTTAGTGTGTTTTTGTGGTGGCAGAATAATAATCAAATTGTGCGAGATTGGCGTCCGGTATTGATTGGGTTATTGGGTGTAATCGGGGCGGTTTTCTCGCATCCCATTGGCTTGATATTAGTATCCTTCTTATTAGTATTGAAGTTCACGGACAGTATAAAGGAATTTAGGAAATGGTGGTATTTTGCCATTCCTTTGCTGATTGTTATACTGTTAAAGTCAGCTTTTTTTTCGACTTCCTCTTATGAAGAATCATTTTATACAAAATTGTTTAAAGACATAACATGGGTGCAAGGTTTTACAGATTTATATTCAGTACAATTCTTTTTTAAAGCACAAAACGGGATGTATTTATTGTTGATTTTGCTTTGGATATTAGCCTTGTTTAGACTCAACACAAATGAAGCACGTCCTACATTTTTATTCAGCTTAATAGGGCTGCCGGTTTTGTGGGTATTAGTCATGGTAACTTTTAAAGAAGGGGATGTAAATCCCATGATGGAAAAGAGTTATTTAGCGATAGTAATGCCCGTAGTTTTTGTATTTATTTTTAGAAGTTACCAATTGTACAAAGGAATAGGAGGGATGGTGTTTCTTTCTTTTTGGGTTATTAGTTTAATCAGTATAAGCAACATTGCTAAAATTGGCAATGAAGTCTATGCAAAGCGTTTAAATCGTTTAGAGAAATTAGTAACCATGCAACAGCGAACCGGACACGACAAATTTTATGTAGAAAAAGCACAAATTAAAGGAGATGTTTGGCTTACCCATTGGGCTCTGCCTTTTGAAACCTTGTTAATGTCTTTAGAAAAAAATGGAGTTGGTAAGCTCACTGTGTTAGATATGTCAACAAGAAACTTGCCCAACCTTAATTCACATCAATATTATGGACCTGATTGGTTTGGCGCATGGGATGTGAACACTTTAAATAAAAAATACTTTTCACTATCAAAATCTGAATGGGTGAAAATAGGTAGTCTTGATTTTGTAGAATAATGCCTTTAGTGGGTAAGTCGTGTATGTTTCTTATGGTATTCGATTTGGAATTTCAAAATCTTTGAGCATATATTTGTAGAGACCTAACGTTAGTTAGCTATGAAGGTGGCGAAAAGACAGTTAATAATAGATAAAGCGCTGGAATTAATCAGAAAAAACGGATACCACGCAACAGGAATGAGAGAACTTGCAAAGGCTTTTGACATGGAAGCCCCAAGTTTATATAATCATATTAGTTCTAAAGAAGAAATTTTACAAGAAACATGCTTTGGCATGGCAGATAAGTTTATAACTGCATTGGATGAAGTCAATGATATTTATTTTAATGGCGAAGAAAAATTACGCATGGGAATAAGAAATCATATAGAAATTCTTACAGCGAACTTAAATGCGACCCATGTGTTTTTATATGAATGGCAGAATTTAAGTGAGCCATATTTGAGCAAATTTGTAGAATTAAGACATCAATACCAAGACGGTTACAGACAGATTATTATGACAGGCGAAAAAGAAGGTGTGTTTAAAGAAAGTGATATCAAGTTTGCAACACTAACAATATTATCTGCAATAAACTGGGTTATAGAGTGGTATAGACCGGACGGCAAAATGAGTCCAAAAGAAATTGCAGATAAACTCACTGACTTTATTTTGTCAGGACTAAAAAAAGAAAAAATATAAATCATCAATACTTATGTACGGAAACGCTTACATCGACCCCGACCAAACCCCTAACAAATATACTCAAGACGAAGATCTTGAAAAACTTGCTGAATTTGAGGCAAGGATTGAAGGAGGAGATAAAATTGAACCCAAAGATTGGATGCCCAAAGAGTACAGAAGGCAATTAGTAAGAATGATTGAGCAGCATGCTCATTCTGAAATTATTGGAGCTTTGCCTGAAGGTACATGGATAACACGTGCGCCCGGCTTTAGACGTAAACTGGCACTAATGGCTAAGGTACAAGACGAAGTAGGACATGCTCAATTACTTTATAGCGCTGCCGAAACTCTTGGTAAATCACGTGAAGAAATGATAAATGACTTAATTAACGGTAAGTCAAAATATTCTAATGTGTTCAATTACCCGGCAGTAACTTGGGCAGACTCTGCCATCATTGCATGGTTGATAGATGCAGGTGCAATCGTAAATCAACTTGCCAATTCAAAAGGTAGCTATGGTCCCTATTGCAGGGCACTTGAAAGAATTTGTGTAGAAGAATCTTTTCACTTGAAATATGGACATGATAATGTTGTATTCTTAGCAACCGGCACTAAAACCCAACGCGACATGGTGCAAGATGCGCTCACAAGATGGTGGACTCCTATCATGCATTTCTTTGGACCAAGCGACAAAATCTCAGTACACACTGAAACATTGATGAAATGGAAAGTAAAAATGGCTTCAAACGATGAAATGCGCCAAACTTTCCTTAATATGTATGTCCCTAAAATTTGGGATTTAGGTCTTGTAATTCCTGACCCAAACTTGAAGAAAAATGAGAGTACAGGACTCTGGGAATATACTGAGCCGGATTGGGAAGAATTTAAAAGAGTTATTAATGGTGATGGACCTTGTAATAAAGAAAGACTTGCTGTAAGAAAATATGCTGAAGAAAAAGGAAGATGGGTGCGCAAGGCGCTTTTAAAGAAAGATGCAGAATATGTTACTCCGCTTGTTTAATTAAATAATGAAAAAGAAAATATGAAAATACATTCATTAGACCCTAGAATTACTCGTGCAGAAATAGATAGTGAAAAACCGTTTGAAGTAGCTAAAGAATTAGATCAGTGGCAAACCTATGAGGTTTTTCATCAAACCAAGCGCGGGCTACAACATCAACATGTAGGTTGTGTTCATGCACCTAACGCAGAAATGGCACTCTTGTTTGCTAAAGAAGTGTATGGACGCAGAGGTATGTGTGTAAATCTGTGGGTAGCCAAGTCTGCTAATATTTATGCATCTGACTATGAAGATGCAGATATTTTTGAGGCAGAAGAAGTCAAAACATATCGAGATCCGGGTTATTATAAAGTGATGGATAGAATTAGAGCATTTAAAGAAAAACAACAATCGTTATGAACATATCTGAAAAAGGATTTGAAGCAATCAAGGATTTGCTCTATAAAATGGCTGATGACCAATTGATTATTGGGCATAGAAATTCTGAATGGACAGGGTTAGGTCCTGTATTAGAAGAAGATATTGCGTTTTCTTCAATGGCTCAAGATAAACTTGGACATGCACAAGCGTTATATGAAATTCTTAGCCAAATGGGAGAGGGAGACCCTGATACCATAGCGTTTATGCGTAATGCAGAGCAATTTCATTGCTGCCATTTGGTTGAACTCCCGATTGGAGAATATGAATTTAGTTTAATGCGACATTTTTTCTTTGATAATGCTGAATTATTACGCTTCGAAATGTTGGCAAACTCATCTTTCGAACCATTGTCCTTCCTTTCTAAAAAAATTAAAGGTGAAATCAAATATCATACTATGCATGCGGATGTTTGGATATCTCAGCTGGGCAACGCTTCTGAAGAGAGTAATATTAGAATGCAAAATGCGCTGAATGCCACATTCTCATTGGCACTAGGAATATTTGAAAAAGGAAATTTTGAAGATGTGTTAATATCAGAAGGTATTTTTGATGGAGAAGAATCGCTTAAAGCCAAGTGGCTCAATGTAGTGATTCCAATACTTGAAAAGTCAGGGTTGAATGTTCCGGACCCAAATGCAACAACTGCTTCTATGGGTGGACGTAAAGGAAATCATACCGAACATTTACAATCGCTGTTAAATGAAATGACAGAAGTATTTAGAATAGACCCTGCAGCAGAATGGTAGATAAGCGAGGTGTGAAATGTTAGTTACCCAAGCAGATGTGCTCAATGCGCTCAAAGAAGTAAGCGACCCTGAAATTCCCACTATTTCTATTGTGGATTTGGGGATTGTT
Proteins encoded in this window:
- the paaB gene encoding 1,2-phenylacetyl-CoA epoxidase subunit B; translation: MKIHSLDPRITRAEIDSEKPFEVAKELDQWQTYEVFHQTKRGLQHQHVGCVHAPNAEMALLFAKEVYGRRGMCVNLWVAKSANIYASDYEDADIFEAEEVKTYRDPGYYKVMDRIRAFKEKQQSL
- the paaC gene encoding phenylacetate-CoA oxygenase subunit PaaC, with protein sequence MNISEKGFEAIKDLLYKMADDQLIIGHRNSEWTGLGPVLEEDIAFSSMAQDKLGHAQALYEILSQMGEGDPDTIAFMRNAEQFHCCHLVELPIGEYEFSLMRHFFFDNAELLRFEMLANSSFEPLSFLSKKIKGEIKYHTMHADVWISQLGNASEESNIRMQNALNATFSLALGIFEKGNFEDVLISEGIFDGEESLKAKWLNVVIPILEKSGLNVPDPNATTASMGGRKGNHTEHLQSLLNEMTEVFRIDPAAEW
- the paaA gene encoding 1,2-phenylacetyl-CoA epoxidase subunit A, translated to MYGNAYIDPDQTPNKYTQDEDLEKLAEFEARIEGGDKIEPKDWMPKEYRRQLVRMIEQHAHSEIIGALPEGTWITRAPGFRRKLALMAKVQDEVGHAQLLYSAAETLGKSREEMINDLINGKSKYSNVFNYPAVTWADSAIIAWLIDAGAIVNQLANSKGSYGPYCRALERICVEESFHLKYGHDNVVFLATGTKTQRDMVQDALTRWWTPIMHFFGPSDKISVHTETLMKWKVKMASNDEMRQTFLNMYVPKIWDLGLVIPDPNLKKNESTGLWEYTEPDWEEFKRVINGDGPCNKERLAVRKYAEEKGRWVRKALLKKDAEYVTPLV
- a CDS encoding TetR/AcrR family transcriptional regulator yields the protein MKVAKRQLIIDKALELIRKNGYHATGMRELAKAFDMEAPSLYNHISSKEEILQETCFGMADKFITALDEVNDIYFNGEEKLRMGIRNHIEILTANLNATHVFLYEWQNLSEPYLSKFVELRHQYQDGYRQIIMTGEKEGVFKESDIKFATLTILSAINWVIEWYRPDGKMSPKEIADKLTDFILSGLKKEKI